The following coding sequences are from one Haliotis asinina isolate JCU_RB_2024 chromosome 3, JCU_Hal_asi_v2, whole genome shotgun sequence window:
- the LOC137276777 gene encoding bone morphogenetic protein 1-like, giving the protein MHLGMALSTICGVVLVSAILPSVGSEPSTSTATSPTSTASSVCGTISLSASVTPKLLTSSDYPLNLPKGWMCSWVIEAKETEKVRVTVLACDKSSHGHHLAVFDGAGRGDYRMGDVCAGKRKLETFTSIGRYMRIEFNTSNRGMFKLRHTSGNYHVHRHEEISDDNYNRTVISPLRQTRGENIRNVDLSWRLRTTTTSIHLSMNLSSFQNSEGCVTDYIEVFDGYHVSDRSLGKWCRGEDVSVTSSGKYLYVKFHSDVNSPGSAFEIGYGFLIVCFLPVNRHPIIFGVIAGVLTLVAFIFVCACVIRSRKRHRSQASTEKGNAKGTEKVSTLKEPFVSAGSAGLPPSYDHAVASGPPTYQSLGLNPDD; this is encoded by the exons ATGCATCTGGGGATGGCGTTATCGACTATTTGTGGAGTAGTATTAGTCTCTGCTATAT TACCATCTGTAGGTTCAG AACCCTCAACGTCAACTGCAACTAGTCCGACGTCAACAGCATCCAGCGTTTGTGGAACAATCTCCCTCTCGGCATCAGTAACGCCGAAGCTACTTACCTCGTCCGACTACCCACTGAATCTCCCGAA GGGATGGATGTGTTCATGGGTAATTGAAGCAAAGGAGACAGAAAAAGTCAGAGTTACCGTCCTTGCCTGTGATAAATCAAGCCATGGACACCACTTGGCAGTATTTGATG GAGCTGGTCGTGGTGATTATAGGATGGGAGATGTTTGTGCTGGGAAGAGGAAACTGGAAACGTTTACCAGTATAGGCAGATATATGAGGATTGAGTTCAACACAAGCAATAGGGGAATGTTCAAGTTGAGGCACACCAGTGGAAACTATCATG TGCATCGTCATGAGGAAATATCCGATGATAATTACAACAGAACTGTCATATCCCCGCTAAGGCAAACTCGCGGCGAGAATATTAG AAATGTTGACTTGTCTTGGAGATTACGAACAACTACAACGAGCATTCATCTCAGCATGAATTTGTCTAGCTTCCAGAACTCTGAGGGATGTGTTACAGACTATATTGAAGTATTTGATG GTTACCATGTTTCCGATCGGTCTCTTGGAAAATGGTGTCGAGGTGAAGACGTCTCTGTAACCAGCTCTGGGAAGTACCTATACGTCAAATTTCACTCTGATGTCAATTCTCCTGGGTCTGCATTTGAAATAGGATACGGCTTTCTCATCGTGTGTT ttttaccAGTCAACCGCCACCCGATCATATTTGGCGTCATCGCCGGTGTTCTGACACTGGTTGCCTTCATCTTTGTCTGTGCGTGCGTAATTCGTAGCCGGAAGAGACACCGAAGTCAGGCTTCAACTGAAAAGGGCAACGCTAAAGGCACTGAGAAAGTCTCCACGTTGAAAGAGCCATTTGTTTCTGCAGGTTCAGCTGGGCTGCCACCATCGTACGACCACGCCGTTGCCTCTGGTCCTCCCACATACCAAAGTCTGGGTCTTAATCCCGACGACTAG